The genomic window CGAACCGAAGGGCTTTCGAGCGTGTACGCTCCTGTCCTGTAGTAAAAccttcattttgtttcttttgaatCGCTCAGACCGCTCGAGCCCGGGGTGTGTCACGTGTAACTGAACCCAATTATCAATTAgagtatttgatattttatgtcGTCTTTTGTCTCGTGTTAAATATCGTTCGAAGATCTGAAACGGTTACGTGTGACGAATACGCAGAAAGAAAGTCCCGTCACTGCAAACGTgacttgtttttttgggttctTTTCCTCCCGTCTCTAAGGTGCTAAAAGGAGACATCCGTCCGGCTATAGAAACCCACGAAATGCTGTATCAGGTCACCAAGAAACACAACTTCCTACCTGAGGTAGGTTCCTCTTTATGAGCGACGTTACGAGCGTATCTTACTGTAACACTTAAGTTATGTCGCTTAAGCCCTGTTCGTTTCCTCCGCGTAGGCCTTCACTACAGATTTCAGGGTTCACTGGGCGCAGCATCCACTCCGACCCGAGTTTGCAGAGAGCACCTACTTCCTTTAcaaggtgcgtgtgtgtgtatgtctatttaaaaaaaaaaaaaaaaaaattttttcaagGTTGCAGGGTGTTTTCTTCAGCTCCACCCTGAGTACACGCAACCTGAGTAACGTCCTACAATAGCGCTGACGTTATCTCGGAACATTCGCGCTATCGGTGTCGTATTTGTGCTTCAGGGTGTTTGTACAGTAAGGTTTATAATGTCTTTTGTTTCAAGCTCCTGCTGAACAGGCTCTGGGTCCTCTTCACGTCAGCAGGTACAGACAGCGAGTCTTTATTGGAGTGAAATCGCAGATCCGGACGTCGTAGAAAAACGAAATCGTTTCACCGCACCTTTATTACGTCGCTCACCCGTAGATGGcttaattgttttattataagTCTATATTTCTTCAGGTTGtacataaaattattattataaacaaggTCAGTCACGTTAATTAAGCGGATCTCTTAATAGATCTGGGTTTTCTCAGACTTCAGCGCAATTATGTTTTAATCGTAATTTTTTATAGTAAACACTttcatattaaattttttttttacataacattataattattattaaatgtatacTTAATAATTTATGCATTTGTTTATTGAATATGGTAAAGAAACTACcatgttaataattaataaaacagcagtaatactactactactactactactactactaataataataataatacatagtaATAAGTGAAAATTAATTGaatgattgattaattaattgattaatcatTATTGTAAGTAAACCAAtaactaaaatgaataaaatgaaagtaaattaaaCCTGAATGAAAAGCTTGATTTAATccaccaaagaaaaaaaagaacttagccttatttatttgtttgtttatttatttatttcccgtTCTTATTCTTTCCCTCTCTTAGGATCTTAGGAGTGGCTTTATTAGTCCGTGAAATATGAAACTATATTGCTAACAAAGGGCAAAGGTGggatggtggaaaaaaaaaaaagcctggtgatttttttttttttttttttttttttttataaaaagggcgagtaaaaaaaaaaaaattggctgtCTGTGACTGAAGATAACGAGTTAGTTGCAGTGTTTGCAGAAATGGCAAACGTGATTTAAGATATAATTCGTTGCACAGGTCTATCGTTATTCGAGAGGAGCGTCCGGGCCGCACGATCCACAAAGGCCGTAAATCCAACCTCGTCATTTCTCCGCCGTTCATATAAACGTCCTCGTTTCTTATTGTTCCTGTCTTCCGTCCCTAAACGCTTCCTGACGTTCTAACTCTCGCAGGCCACCAGGGACCCGTATTACCTGGAGGTGGGACGCACCATTCTGGAAAACCTGAACCGCTTCGCTCGTGTCCCCTGTGGCTTCGCAGCCATGAAGGACGTGAGGACGGGAAGCCACGAGGACCGGTGAGACACAGTACTCATTTTTATCCCATGATGATATTGGACCAGGTGGATGAGGGGTCAGATCCCACACCCACTGCGGGGCCGTCGAGTCAAATACTCGATGAGACTCACGTTTTTTTGCCTGTAGTAAGAGATTATTGTAAAATCCGCTCAGATAATCACACACTCGTATATTATGACCATGTTATCTCGTGTTTGGTACGTCATGTGTCACATGACCTACGACTTTGTTTAGGCTACCTCCCTGGAAAACTAAAATAGAATTGATGTAGAAGGTCATTAGGCGCGTCAGAACTGGAAACGCAGACGTATTAGGGATTAAATCTGTGTTAAAGTGAACTGGAAGGACGTCGCGGCATTCCCGTTTTGTCTTTCAGCATGGACTCGTTTTTCCTGGCCGAGATGTTTAAATATCTGTTCCTGCTGTTCGCCGAGGAGGAGGATTTACCCTTCGACGTGGAGGACTACATCTTCACTACCGAGGCTCACCTGCTCCCCTTGTCGCTCTCGATCGCTCCTCGCTCACACCCGCCCCCTGCAGGCAACGCCACGGAACTGCACGCTACGGTACTGTACGCTACGGTCCATTACAGCACTTGAACCACATGGGATGATGCTTAGCGCTAAACTAATGTCTCGATcgaaatataaaatacacagacaCGTGTCAGAAGGACGTAAATTCACAGTAGGATAATCACATAACCCAGTATCAGTCTTAGACGTCCTAGAAATTCGGTTTTCCTACTTTTGCAGGTTATGTTTACTTACTTTTAATGTAACGGATTACAATCATTTCATACATATTTCACTTAAGGTTCACGTCCGCTTAACTGTCGTCAcgcagtacgagagcggcctctagaggcgacaTAAGAACTATCGCTGATCaattttattgtgttatttgtagtgttttttgtttttaattcgttttggacgtctctatttttatttatttagagtgttctattttttttttgttgctcagCTTggttgtatatattttattcactttaatatttattatgtaattGATATTTAGttcctttttaaaaagtagAGCACATTTCCATGGTGCAGTCAGTGctgttttgtaataaagttcagcagtgttgagtgttttatgtttttattcagtatcaattttaaaaattatcagttgattaatcggttatcggcaggtacggTAAGTACCGCCCGacttggttatcggtatcggtaaaatccagtATCGGTCGACCTCCATCTTCTTTATTAATTGAATGTAATTTCCCCGTCTCTTAACTCCACTCTTTCTACCTAAACAGGCACCGGCGGAGCTAGACGACTCAAACTTCGAATGGACCTGTCCCAACACCCGCCTCCTTTTCCCTGACCCCGCCTACCCACGCAACCTTCGGGAGCCAATCAGGAGTGCGGTGGACAAGAGTTGCCCCCGCCCCACACCCCCTCGGTAAGAATTcctaaaggtttttttttttttttttgtacaaacgcGCCAACGTGACAGATGCGGTGCTGACTGGACCCGTACGAGTTTTACTTTCTTACGTAAatgataaaacacatttttaacagcatgttgtgctgttataggaaaataatcaacagtctgtagtgttttattcccgtTATACCACCGCAACTAGCCAGCGCTAACTATTTGTTGTTTATTACATGATACTTTACGAATTTATAGCTTGATGTTGTTTAACGTCCGCCATCACTTGCatcacagcagctataaacagctataAAAGGTGTAAACTCGTCCGttctgacactagagactccttacgtctccttacagaaaactttttttgCGCGTAGCGTCCAATATGTGAGTCCCTGTGTTTGTATTTGATCGAGCGCATTGAtgtaaatgtggaaaaataatcaaaagcttctgaccaatcagctgaAAAATCGACTGAAAAATGTCTCAttatataatgatgatgatgatgatgataaaaattataataattattattcctctttctctgtatttcaGCGAGCCAGGAGTGGGTCGTGCTCCGCTGAGAGCTCAGGACTTCATGGCTAATAGTCCGGAGCACCTGGAGCTCCTGAAGAGGATGGGGGTCACGCTGATCCACCTGAAGGACGGCAGAGTGCAGCTAGTACAGCACGCCGCACAGGTACATCAGCTGATCCCCCACGCTATCCATCAGACCGGTGTTATTTATAATTAGTGAGCTAATCgtatgatttttttgtgtgcgcGCGCGATTTTGACCCCGTGTGTATTGATTGAATTTAGTAAGTGGTTTTGTGATATTGAAGATGTTTAGCTGATCCATTGTTTCACcgttgtgttttatatataaaaaaaatcttcctaTAAATATGATCTTGTGTTataatattatgttattattttcacAGTGTATGGCATTCGTTCCATTCCTATACATGTGTATGTAGTATTAATGTGTCTGTATAAtgtctgtacgtgtgtgtgtgtaggcggtGAGTGCCGTAGCTGCCGAGGACGGCATGCGCTTCATGCAGGAGATGATGGAGCTCTCCAGCCAGCAGCAGAAAGAGCAGCTTCCCCCCCGCGCCGTACAGATCATCTCGCACCCCTTTTTCGGCAGAGTGGTACTGACCGCCGGTCCTGCGCAGTTCGGACTGGACCTTTCCAAGAGCAACTTGGGGGTGAGTAGGTCCGAATTGACTCGGGCAGTAGCTAGAAAGCTAATCTAGATCCGGAATTCTAACTGTCTCATTACCCTTTGTCTTTACTAGAATGATCCCGACTATGACAAAGCAGCATTATTGTGCTCGTGTCTCAGCCAAaagcaggatttaaaaaaattttttccccctccgaCGACttcatcctctctctttctctccctttctctcaggTGCGCGGTTTCGTGACGCTGGCCGAGCCTTACTCCGGCTGCGCGGATTTGAGCAACGCCGAGTTCGTGGCCGGCCGTATCGCTCTGCTGCAGAGGGGACAGTGCATGTTCGCCGAGAAAGCCAGAAACATTCAAAAGGCTGGAGCTATCGGAGGAATCGTCATCGGTGAGGCACACGGAGCgttctagaaagaaaagaaaaaaaagcaaaacattttacactCTCTTCTAATTATGATGTACAGAAATAAATTCATTATACGTTCCAAATTTTCCAGTTTGTAACAGCAAATTTGGTCAAGATTTCCATGATAAATTCTCTTCgaacaaaataaagaataaaataagcaCGAGGGtgtgcatttaaataataataataataataataataatatgatagaAAAATCCagtgttcaataaataatttaatattaacaAAATTTGCTATAAACAATTCAGCCGCACAGTTTGTACGATTTGTTTGCTAAGCAACACAACAGGATTAAGATTAGACAGTTTTGGAGTGGACAGTTTTAATATATCGACGGGTTTAACGGCTTTGAACGctgctcagccaatcagatttaaagagaaaaaggaACCATATTTCACAAACTGAGTCACACAGAGATGCAAACAAAAAGCTGACCGCAACCTGAAGTGGAACTTCATTTACAGTAATGTCGATTCGttcatttacagtaatgttgatTCGTTCATTTACGGTAATGTTGATTCGTTCATACACGGTAATATTGATTCGTTCATTTACGGTAATATTGATTCGTTCATACACGGTAATGTTGATTCGTTCATTTACGGTAAtgttgatttgttcatttacgGTAATGTTGATTCGTTCATACACGGTAATATTGATTCGTTTATATATAGTAATATTGATTCATTCATACACAGTAATATTGATTCATTCATACACGGTAATATTGATTAGTTTATATATAGTAATATTGATTCATTCATACACGGTAATATTGAttagtttatatacagtaatattgATTCGTTCATACACGGTaatattgattcatttatatatagtaatatTGAGTCATTCATACACGGTAATATTGATtcgtttatatacagtaatattgATTCGTTCATACACAGTAATATTGATTCGTTCATACACAGTAATATTGATTCGTTCATATACAGTAATATTGATTCGCTCATACACAGTACTACTGATTCGTTCGTATACAGTAATATTGATCAGAGAAGACCGAATTAAAACAGGGTACGGGTTTTTGACGCTATTGTGAGctgcttgagtgtgtgtgttagtgtaggGGAAATGACTCAGCAGCCCAAAAACATGACCTGTCATTTCCTACGTCTCCTCTCAGACGATAACGAGGGCAGCAGCAGCGACACGGCGCCGCtcttccagatggcaggagacGGCCGGAGCACCGGTGAAGTCACTCTGCCGCTCCTCTTCCTGTTCCATAAGGAAGGGAACATCCTGCTGGAGGCCCTGAAGGAGCACAGGGAGGTGGAGGTGCTGCTCAGCGAGAAGGCGCGAGACAGAGGTGAGACGTGAGGAGCCATGACAAGACGTACGTCCTCAAACAAGACTTGTCCACTTCCATAAAAAAATTAGGCCGCGtagtttgtttgtgttgtgtttaactTTGTCCCTAAATCAGAATGTTAAGTCTGTGGTTTTGGGGGCTGAGCGTTTCGATTTTAGAATAGTTCGATGAATCATACTAATTGACTCCAGTGGAACGGTACAGTTGCAAATTTTTTACTTGCAGGCTAGACTCAATCCGTCCCCTTCCTACCTTTCCCTTTCAGTCATTCTTTTGCTTTCACAATCAGTTTTTAACCGTTGACtttcttctgttctctctctcgctctttctctctctcgctctctctatcgctctctctctttgcctccTCTCCTCTTGTGGATGAACAGAAGCCATATTTAAGGGAAAAGCCCTGCCGGGTGCCCTGTTGGATGGCAGTAAGTAATCTGCAGCTCTTCCTGCttttcctcttcatcctcatcatgtATGTGGGTTTTCTGTCACTGTTTTCTGCttgactcactgactgactcactTAATAACTCACTCACTTGCTACCTGACTCACTGTCTGACTCACTGACTGTTAGAttgtctgactgactgactgactcactgagTCACTGACTGATTCACTTACTATCTGACTCACTCGCGTAATAtctgactcactcactgtctgacTCGCTGACTATTGGACTGTCTGACTGGCTTACTCAGACTGATTCACTGGCTGACTCATTCACTGACTCGCTGATTTACAGTCTGAGTGTCTGAATCACTCACTGTCTGACTCTCACACTGACTCGCTGGCACACCTTTTGACTAACTGATTGACTGACCCACTGGCTCAACCAATGACTCATTTACTGATTCACCGAGATCACTGACTGCCTCCGTAGGACAGTATGTCTCTTAGTGAATCAGTAAGTGAgtcactcactgactgactcatTAACTCAATGACTGACTGTTTGATTCACTCAGTGACTCACTATCTGACTGCCTCACTGATCCACTTAATGACTCTAGCAACTAGCAAGGCACTCTGTAACcactttcttgttttttctgCTCATCTTGCAACAAATTCCGTCTCTTGTGCCACGATTAATCCCGCCTCCTGCGCCACGATTGGCTGTTCTTACTAACGAGCAGTCTGCTGATTGGACAATTGAGAGACCAGATTGTGGAAAATAATGATTAATCtccagcaaaaaagaaaaattgtagAATACGGTCGGTGAAACGTATGGCAGTATAGTGGccggttgtcatggtaaccaaGAAAGCTTAGCTAACATCACCTGCTAAATTTACATATACTTGTATCATGTTTCTTGGCTTAAAGTACAGTAGAAATGCGTTTATACTCCGATGAAAAGCGTGTTTTTATTCTCCGATCTCCAGAAAGCGGTTTCAGTTTCGCAAAACGTTACATGTTGCACGCCGGTCAGTGTTGTGTCGATTGACTGCTCTCCGTTCGTCTCTTTGCTCTCAGGTGCAGACGAAGCGGAGGAAGGGGAGGAGGAGGGCTGCTGCGAGGAGGACCACGATCACCCCGCCCCCTCatcaacacctgaccaatcacaatccaccacTCAGGACCAAGAGGTAGCGGGTGAGGAGGCGGGAAGGGTGGAGGAGGGGCTTAGCAACGACGTACCTCTGACCACGGAGGAGGAGGCTGTAGAGGACGAGGATCCTAACGACCAATCGATGGACTCGTTGATGGCCGATTGGCAGGAGGACTTGGAGGCGTTTAAACAGATGGAGAAGGACGAACTTTGACCTCGGACTCCAGGGACGGGTCGCAGAACAGAGCCATAattatttaaaggaaaaacaaagcCGCATTGGTGACACACCTGGCGCGCAGGACGGAAGACGAAGGAGTCATTCTCAGGTGCTTTTTCGGGAGCAGGAATGCTCACCTGTGCAAACGTACCGTCT from Ictalurus furcatus strain D&B chromosome 5, Billie_1.0, whole genome shotgun sequence includes these protein-coding regions:
- the edem3 gene encoding ER degradation-enhancing alpha-mannosidase-like protein 3 isoform X2, which gives rise to MMSPVFVLLLLLGFSVRFSESMSREERQKLRIQVLEMFDHAYQNYMDHAYPADELMPLTCRGRVRGLEPSRGDVDDALGKFSLTLIDTLDTLALLNKSEEFEEAVKRVVKDVRLDNDIVVSVFETNIRVLGGLLGGHSMAVMLKERGQSMQWYQDELLHMAKDLGLRLLPAFNTSSGLPYPRINLRHGVQGPETRTGTETDTCTACAGTIILEFAALSRFTGDPTFEAHARRALDFLWEKRQRNSNLVGTTINIHSGEWVRRDSGVGAGIDSYYEYLLKAYVLLGDDQLLQRFNIHYASIMKYISQPPLLLDVHIHKPLLPARTWMDSLLAFFPGLQVLKGDIRPAIETHEMLYQVTKKHNFLPEAFTTDFRVHWAQHPLRPEFAESTYFLYKATRDPYYLEVGRTILENLNRFARVPCGFAAMKDVRTGSHEDRMDSFFLAEMFKYLFLLFAEEEDLPFDVEDYIFTTEAHLLPLSLSIAPRSHPPPAGNATELHATAPAELDDSNFEWTCPNTRLLFPDPAYPRNLREPIRSAVDKSCPRPTPPREPGVGRAPLRAQDFMANSPEHLELLKRMGVTLIHLKDGRVQLVQHAAQAVSAVAAEDGMRFMQEMMELSSQQQKEQLPPRAVQIISHPFFGRVVLTAGPAQFGLDLSKSNLGVRGFVTLAEPYSGCADLSNAEFVAGRIALLQRGQCMFAEKARNIQKAGAIGGIVIDDNEGSSSDTAPLFQMAGDGRSTGEVTLPLLFLFHKEGNILLEALKEHREVEVLLSEKARDRGADEAEEGEEEGCCEEDHDHPAPSSTPDQSQSTTQDQEVAGEEAGRVEEGLSNDVPLTTEEEAVEDEDPNDQSMDSLMADWQEDLEAFKQMEKDEL
- the edem3 gene encoding ER degradation-enhancing alpha-mannosidase-like protein 3 isoform X4; its protein translation is MMSPVFVLLLLLGFSVRFSESMSREERQKLRIQVLEMFDHAYQNYMDHAYPADELMPLTCRGRVRGLEPSRGDVDDALGKFSLTLIDTLDTLALLNKSEEFEEAVKRVVKDVRLDNDIVVSVFETNIRVLGGLLGGHSMAVMLKERGQSMQWYQDELLHMAKDLGLRLLPAFNTSSGLPYPRINLRHGVQGPETRTGTETDTCTACAGTIILEFAALSRFTGDPTFEAHARRALDFLWEKRQRNSNLVGTTINIHSGEWVRRDSGVGAGIDSYYEYLLKAYVLLGDDQLLQRFNIHYASIMKYISQPPLLLDVHIHKPLLPARTWMDSLLAFFPGLQVLKGDIRPAIETHEMLYQVTKKHNFLPEAFTTDFRVHWAQHPLRPEFAESTYFLYKATRDPYYLEVGRTILENLNRFARVPCGFAAMKDVRTGSHEDRMDSFFLAEMFKYLFLLFAEEEDLPFDVEDYIFTTEAHLLPLSLSIAPRSHPPPAGNATELHATAPAELDDSNFEWTCPNTRLLFPDPAYPRNLREPIRSAVDKSCPRPTPPREPGVGRAPLRAQDFMANSPEHLELLKRMGVTLIHLKDGRVQLVQHAAQAVSAVAAEDGMRFMQEMMELSSQQQKEQLPPRAVQIISHPFFGRVVLTAGPAQFGLDLSKSNLGVRGFVTLAEPYSGCADLSNAEFVAGRIALLQRGQCMFAEKARNIQKAGAIGGIVIDDNEGSSSDTAPLFQMAGDGRSTGEVTLPLLFLFHKEGNILLEALKEHREVEVLLSEKARDRGET
- the edem3 gene encoding ER degradation-enhancing alpha-mannosidase-like protein 3 isoform X1, giving the protein MMSPVFVLLLLLGFSVRFSESMSREERQKLRIQVLEMFDHAYQNYMDHAYPADELMPLTCRGRVRGLEPSRGDVDDALGKFSLTLIDTLDTLALLNKSEEFEEAVKRVVKDVRLDNDIVVSVFETNIRVLGGLLGGHSMAVMLKERGQSMQWYQDELLHMAKDLGLRLLPAFNTSSGLPYPRINLRHGVQGPETRTGTETDTCTACAGTIILEFAALSRFTGDPTFEAHARRALDFLWEKRQRNSNLVGTTINIHSGEWVRRDSGVGAGIDSYYEYLLKAYVLLGDDQLLQRFNIHYASIMKYISQPPLLLDVHIHKPLLPARTWMDSLLAFFPGLQVLKGDIRPAIETHEMLYQVTKKHNFLPEAFTTDFRVHWAQHPLRPEFAESTYFLYKATRDPYYLEVGRTILENLNRFARVPCGFAAMKDVRTGSHEDRMDSFFLAEMFKYLFLLFAEEEDLPFDVEDYIFTTEAHLLPLSLSIAPRSHPPPAGNATELHATAPAELDDSNFEWTCPNTRLLFPDPAYPRNLREPIRSAVDKSCPRPTPPREPGVGRAPLRAQDFMANSPEHLELLKRMGVTLIHLKDGRVQLVQHAAQAVSAVAAEDGMRFMQEMMELSSQQQKEQLPPRAVQIISHPFFGRVVLTAGPAQFGLDLSKSNLGVRGFVTLAEPYSGCADLSNAEFVAGRIALLQRGQCMFAEKARNIQKAGAIGGIVIDDNEGSSSDTAPLFQMAGDGRSTGEVTLPLLFLFHKEGNILLEALKEHREVEVLLSEKARDREAIFKGKALPGALLDGSADEAEEGEEEGCCEEDHDHPAPSSTPDQSQSTTQDQEVAGEEAGRVEEGLSNDVPLTTEEEAVEDEDPNDQSMDSLMADWQEDLEAFKQMEKDEL
- the edem3 gene encoding ER degradation-enhancing alpha-mannosidase-like protein 3 isoform X3, with product MPLTCRGRVRGLEPSRGDVDDALGKFSLTLIDTLDTLALLNKSEEFEEAVKRVVKDVRLDNDIVVSVFETNIRVLGGLLGGHSMAVMLKERGQSMQWYQDELLHMAKDLGLRLLPAFNTSSGLPYPRINLRHGVQGPETRTGTETDTCTACAGTIILEFAALSRFTGDPTFEAHARRALDFLWEKRQRNSNLVGTTINIHSGEWVRRDSGVGAGIDSYYEYLLKAYVLLGDDQLLQRFNIHYASIMKYISQPPLLLDVHIHKPLLPARTWMDSLLAFFPGLQVLKGDIRPAIETHEMLYQVTKKHNFLPEAFTTDFRVHWAQHPLRPEFAESTYFLYKATRDPYYLEVGRTILENLNRFARVPCGFAAMKDVRTGSHEDRMDSFFLAEMFKYLFLLFAEEEDLPFDVEDYIFTTEAHLLPLSLSIAPRSHPPPAGNATELHATAPAELDDSNFEWTCPNTRLLFPDPAYPRNLREPIRSAVDKSCPRPTPPREPGVGRAPLRAQDFMANSPEHLELLKRMGVTLIHLKDGRVQLVQHAAQAVSAVAAEDGMRFMQEMMELSSQQQKEQLPPRAVQIISHPFFGRVVLTAGPAQFGLDLSKSNLGVRGFVTLAEPYSGCADLSNAEFVAGRIALLQRGQCMFAEKARNIQKAGAIGGIVIDDNEGSSSDTAPLFQMAGDGRSTGEVTLPLLFLFHKEGNILLEALKEHREVEVLLSEKARDREAIFKGKALPGALLDGSADEAEEGEEEGCCEEDHDHPAPSSTPDQSQSTTQDQEVAGEEAGRVEEGLSNDVPLTTEEEAVEDEDPNDQSMDSLMADWQEDLEAFKQMEKDEL